One Photobacterium sp. TY1-4 genomic window carries:
- a CDS encoding SIMPL domain-containing protein, with the protein MQSMNKTASIILGLGIFLGLTMLGYQLGHAVIEHKLYDRSVTVKGLSEREYPADLVIWPIQFNVAGNELVEVYQTLDAHAEAIRAHLISHGIAADDISLSAPSITDKSAQQYGNDSAAPFRFTALRNVTVYSEKIAEVRQVMNTLSVLGQKGIVFTGDNYQSQTDYLFTRLNEIKPAMIEEATLNARKVAEKFAADSDSHLGKIKRASQGQFTISARDKNNPHIKKVRVVSTIEYYLSD; encoded by the coding sequence ATGCAGTCGATGAATAAAACAGCTAGCATCATCCTGGGGCTCGGCATTTTTTTGGGGCTGACGATGCTGGGGTATCAGCTGGGCCATGCGGTGATTGAGCATAAACTGTATGATCGCAGCGTGACGGTCAAGGGGTTATCTGAACGTGAGTATCCGGCAGACCTGGTCATTTGGCCGATCCAGTTCAATGTGGCGGGGAATGAACTGGTGGAAGTGTACCAAACCCTGGATGCGCATGCCGAAGCGATTCGGGCGCACCTGATCAGCCACGGGATTGCTGCGGATGATATTTCGCTGTCTGCCCCTTCCATTACGGACAAATCCGCTCAGCAATACGGCAATGATTCAGCCGCGCCATTTCGTTTTACCGCGCTGCGCAATGTGACGGTCTATTCGGAGAAGATTGCCGAAGTGCGCCAGGTGATGAATACCTTGTCTGTACTCGGGCAAAAAGGCATTGTCTTTACCGGGGATAATTACCAAAGCCAGACCGATTATCTGTTTACCCGCCTGAATGAGATCAAACCGGCCATGATTGAAGAAGCGACCTTGAACGCCAGAAAGGTCGCTGAAAAATTTGCCGCAGATTCCGACAGCCATTTGGGGAAGATTAAGCGTGCGTCTCAAGGACAGTTTACAATCAGTGCCCGGGATAAAAATAACCCGCATATTAAAAAGGTTCGGGTGGTGTCGACCATCGAATATTATCTGTCGGATTAA
- a CDS encoding sensor histidine kinase, whose product MEAIDVRPPSRASWQHLKLGGTESWLHMGLVLFTCLTVLVFTGYTSWFEPQSLRFPSDDIRLAMGTLLVVFLVFIGCHLYRLSTHKSSVYPLVTQFIAMLLLLALVNNGIIMILCIVFIASIPKIWPIRVCIALSIGLPAAYFLVSDISYALVNAILFTTYNLFALRLSYAIENERASNQANRDLVRELRATQTLLSDTAKRDERLRIARDIHDVMGHRLTALNMQLELTLQLCAKDDLAQIQKAKRLSEELLSDIRQAVSDLRRFDSINLEQALYEQVRDLDQLQVTIDFQPDLRISNAQVAELFFRASQEAITNVTRHSDARQCQIRLWQDDEHVYWQASDPGRIKQPIQLGNGLKGMKERAAMLDGEMTLDTREGTTVCLSLPVSLLGEK is encoded by the coding sequence ATGGAAGCAATTGATGTGAGGCCGCCTTCAAGGGCCAGCTGGCAACACCTGAAGCTGGGGGGCACGGAAAGCTGGCTACACATGGGGTTAGTCTTATTCACCTGTTTAACCGTATTGGTCTTTACGGGTTACACCTCCTGGTTTGAACCGCAGTCATTACGCTTCCCATCCGATGATATCCGGCTGGCCATGGGGACCTTACTGGTTGTTTTTCTGGTGTTTATCGGCTGCCATTTGTATCGGCTGAGTACACACAAATCATCGGTTTATCCGCTGGTGACGCAATTTATTGCGATGCTGTTGCTCCTGGCGCTGGTCAATAACGGCATTATTATGATCCTGTGTATCGTCTTTATCGCCAGTATTCCCAAGATCTGGCCGATCCGGGTTTGTATTGCGCTGAGTATTGGCCTGCCGGCCGCTTATTTTTTGGTCTCCGATATTTCGTACGCACTGGTCAACGCAATTTTATTTACCACCTACAACCTGTTTGCCTTGCGGCTGTCTTACGCGATTGAAAATGAGCGGGCATCCAATCAGGCGAACCGGGACCTTGTCCGGGAGCTGCGGGCAACCCAGACCTTACTGTCGGATACCGCGAAGCGAGATGAGCGGCTGCGGATTGCCCGAGATATTCATGATGTGATGGGGCATCGGTTGACCGCATTGAACATGCAACTGGAATTGACGCTCCAGCTCTGTGCAAAGGACGATCTGGCTCAGATCCAGAAAGCAAAACGCTTGTCTGAGGAACTGTTGTCAGATATTCGTCAGGCCGTCAGTGATTTGCGCCGGTTTGATTCGATTAATCTGGAACAGGCGCTGTATGAACAGGTACGAGACCTTGATCAGCTGCAGGTGACGATCGACTTTCAGCCGGACTTGCGGATCAGCAACGCGCAGGTGGCGGAGTTGTTCTTCCGGGCGAGTCAGGAGGCGATCACCAACGTCACCCGCCATAGTGATGCCCGCCAGTGTCAAATCCGGCTCTGGCAGGATGATGAGCATGTCTACTGGCAGGCTAGTGATCCGGGCCGGATAAAACAGCCCATTCAGTTGGGGAACGGCCTGAAAGGCATGAAAGAAAGGGCTGCAATGCTCGATGGTGAAATGACTCTCGATACCCGTGAGGGCACGACGGTCTGTTTGAGTTTGCCGGTTTCATTACTAGGAGAAAAATAG